In Juglans microcarpa x Juglans regia isolate MS1-56 chromosome 1S, Jm3101_v1.0, whole genome shotgun sequence, the genomic stretch GCTGTAAAGAAGACAATCATGGCCTTTTTTCCAGGTTGctgtaaaaaaatgtgtaagATTCTACAAATGACTTCTATACATGGCAATGAAAAtgcatcatttcattttattgaaCCTtgcatctgtaaaaataaaccaactgcATATATAGGATAAGTGCTGGTATGTAGGGactgaaaataattttcttctttgttaaTAATTTCTGTGATGGAAAAATGGATACAAAAAATCTCTGGATGATGTGAGAATGGCCGCTCTATAATCTCTGCTAATTCAGAATGTAGGGTTCCGTTTGTAAGTTCCATTTATATTGATTCTTCAAACCTCCAgtgattttcttgaattttaaaTTCTGTAATACTTGGTTATACGGGAAAGCAATAAGGAATAGAAGTCCATGATATCATGCAAGCTCTTATTCATTAAAGGGTTTGATTCTTAATTGGTTTGATTATTCTTCATTACAAGCCGTATCATCTCTTTATGATGGTTGATCTGCAGGTGGATGGCGCAGGTTGCAATTGATCCCTAATGCAAGGGTTCCAATTCTAAAATTTGAGAGCAGCCGCCAGAGCATCTCTTGTGACATGTCAATTGATAACATACAGGGCCAAATGAAGTCCAAACTTTTGTTTTGGATCAGTGCAGTAGATGGGCGCTTTCATGATATGGTTCTACTGGTACATTCTTGTGGCAAAACGATACTTGATGATGTGAGAATTAGTGATAGTATTTGATGTGTTCTTTCTAGCTTTTGTAGGTCAAGGAATGGGCGAAAGCACATGACATAAATAATCCAAAAGTGGGGACTTTCAATTCATACTCCCTCAGTCTGCTTGTAATCTTCCATTTTCAGGTAATCTTTGGTCATTATTTCTGgtacaatttataaaaatgattaaattaggAGGACGTTTCCTTTCTGATCCATGAAGTTCACTGATATGGTTGCTTTGGATCTGGTTTGTTGAATGTTTATATTGTTGCATCAGTCTTGTtctgtttatttcatttaagtaTCTTATCCTGTCGTAGGACACCAGGATATAATCTTCTTCTGGCTTacatattttgatatatttatatcttcttGAGTTGGTCTGGTTTCCTGTCTTTGCTTCCATGCCTGTGGAAATTTACTGATTCAGTTCTGATGAgcgataagatttaattttcttttcactatttttttccaGACATGTGTCCCTGCGATTTTACCACCTCTTAAGGATATATACCCGGGAAATATTGCTGATGGCCTTCAAGGTACTTTTGGTCCTCTGTCTTAAGTacagaaaatcaaaatatgatcCATGTGATAGTTTTTGGCAGTACCAAATGGCACCATCTCATAAGGGAATTAGGTAGAATAAATGAGAACAAATATATGTGATATACTAAAAAAGTGTATTCACAAATTTAGTTGTGCCTACCATATATCTCAATCAGCAATTTGTTTGGCCATGCTCACGTACACTGCATTCTTGTTTTGGCTCAAATTTTGGGCACAATAGCTTGCATAGACTGGGTGAAGCTTTTTCTCATCCTTATTTTTGCCATTACTGAAAGTATTCAGAAGTACCTCAAAATGATCTGTCTTCAACTTGCTTTATACAGGTGAGAGAATTACTGCTGAGAGGCATATTGCAGAAACATGTGCTGCTAACATAACAAGGTTCAGACAAGACAAATTCAGACCAGTTAATCGAAGTTCTTTGTCtgaacttttcatttctttccttggAAAGGTAGTCATTTCTTTGACAATGATTTTCTACTTTTATAGATTAgggaaaataattgaaatagaGATGTGTGAAatgttaattaaattataagatatatttaatttgtttattcaaCCATGCGCCCATGGATTATAGCTTCATGGTAAAGATTTTTCAATCAAATGAGGTGGCTGTGATTAGGTGCTGATGAGGTTAAATGTCCTTTCCCATTATAGGTTGGTGATGCTTGCATATCATCTTTCCCATATCATATCTGCCCACGCATGCACTGTAATTACACTCTAATTGTATTGTTCAAGGTCCTTATATGTTTCGCAGTTTTCTGACATAAGTTTGAAGGCCTCAGAGCTAGGAATTTGTCCCTATACGGGACAGTGGGAGCACATAGAGCGCAATATGAGATGGTTGCCCAAAACTTATGCGATActtgtaactctctctctctctctctctctctctctctctctctctctctacacacaCTGCTGCTGCCATTGCTACTGATTTTGCTGTTGGCACTGCTGATGGCTGGTTAGATTGAGGATCCTTTTGAGCAGCCAGCAAATTCTGCGAGGGCCATAAGAATGAGTAAATTGACACGGATATCTGAAGCATTCCGGATGACCCACTGGAGGCTTATTTCAGCTAATCAGAATGAGGGTTCTCTTATTCCTACCCTAGTCCGGCCCGAAGTATCACAATGTATTCCAAAAGCACCTGTTCAGAACCCAACTAACAGCAGGCGCTATCAGTCCCACCCACCTCGTCCAAAGGTGCACAGGAGTAAATACTCCACTTCACAAGCTCAGCATCAATTTCAGAACTCGAGGGTAGAAAGCCGGTCCAACAATACATCCCCGCAAAGATCCATCTTGCAAAATCGCAATCAAGGCCAGCAAATATGGAGGCCTAAATCTCATGGATAGGTGTCGTCAGTTTCTGATTAATCAAACGGATTTTTGCTGCATAATTGTTGTTCATCTTGAAAGATGTAATTAGCGCCAAGCTGTTTTGATGTCGGCCAGGATACAATTGCTGGATGATATACTCAATACCCGAAGCTGCATCCTAAGCTGATAATGCAGGCAATGAGGGTGTAAAATGAAGATGGGGGAATGTCACCATTCTAATTTCTTCACAAAATTGTTTGAAGAGAGATTTACTCTACTTTCTAAAATTCGTAAGATTAATTTGTGCGGAGGATaaacaacaccccccccccccccccccccccccccccccccccccccccccccccccccccccccccccaaaaaaaaaaaaaaaaaaaaaaaaaggaaaaaagaaaacaatagctTTTCGGtatatttggatttttattggAACGTAAATGGTCAGCCCCTGCAACTACCTAGAAGCGGGGAAAAAAACTTTACTCAAGTTAAGGCTCCGTTTGTTTGAAGTGCTAAGGTTGTCTGGGAGTCGAAAGGATTCTGATTCTACTGAAGCATCAAGGTTCAAGCTTGCAAAATCATGCTTTGAGCATCAAATAATGGTCAAACTAATTGAGGTTTGCAGGAAAAATGAACGTGTATCAGCTTTGGCAGCGTTAGAGCTAAGACTCAAATCAGGTTTAGTGTTGTATTCCAATTAGGAAGATTATGGTTACGTTTGGATGCTGAGGTATTTTtagatgatctgtaaatagtaatgaaatagtatTGAATATTTTGCGAATAGaactataatagaaaaaattgaattgaaccAAGTGTTAGGACTAGAGAATACTGTAACAGTTGTACACAATGATCAATACAATTAACATAtacaaatgaaagaaataaggGTTACACGTATCTTGTAAATCTGGGTAAATAATATAACAAGTGATCTAGCTTAAAAAACTTGGATGTACCACAACATTGACAACATGGTGTTTTACACGAGCCAAAATTTAGCATGAACTGTATGAATTACCCACCCAGATGTTGTTCCCAGCATCTGCGGCTACCGCAAGGTTAGTCTCACATAACACAAGCAATCTGCGTGTACCAGATGTCAATAATCAAATTATTGCATAGAAAATCAACTCTCTATCCATCCATGTTTGTCATTCACTGGGTGATCATCTTGATTTCAATGCTATGAAGACCCTCGTGTAAGAGAAAATATGGCCTGCTTGCCTATGTTCCTTCAGGGCGATCAGCAGGAGGCAAACAACAATGATTCATGATTTCCACAACTTCAAACACGCAACAGGCGTTTTTCAGCAGTCAAGACCCTATAACTCGCATAGGGACCCTCGGATATATCTCGCAATATGACATGCCGGCCCATGGCCTTTGCAATCTCTTGAAGTTTCATCCATGATGGCAAGAGTGTCGCGGATATATACATACACTTCCGCCGGGTCTCAGTATGCTATCCATCTCAAGCATGATTGAAGAAATGTTTCATCTGACACAAAATTAAAACCAACAACTTACCCCAAGAGCTCCCAGCCCACACCAAGAACAAAATCCATCATAACACCCAAAGACTAATAAAAGTTTATTGACCCACATTATCCCACATAATTAATTCTAAGATAATCATATCCTCATACTTTCTTTCTTAtccagtattttttttcttttaatttgaattaaaaatctcaaaacatgacctttttgtataatctaaaagaaaataaacttaatcaattaacgtaatcatgtaatttaattaaaaataaattacattttataaaacttgacattcttttactttttgagtCAATTTctataaattgaatttatttttaattaatttagtggttgatgtatagaatttctcttttattcattattcaagTTAGATGTTGCAATttaagaagataaataaaaataaataatatgtgaaaaattatatatttaaatttaaaaatttgctATTGACAACGTCAATATTTGAAGAGCCAACACGATGTGTactttaaaataatgaaattctTCAAATCCTCACGAAATGGCCCGTGAATAATTATACTTGAATCGCAACACTTCAACCTTTGGAGTTGGGATTTAGGCGCGCACTCGAGAGAGTATAACAATTCAATTCTCCCACTAATAACATTAGCCTGAATTACAATTGGTGGGCGGTGTATCAATTAGACACTTTCGAAAGACTATCGgtacagataaaaaaaatcgttcggtccatacatatatatttaaatattttatatataattattttatatagtaattgaTAAGTTGTacaagttaattatgtaattttcatctaatagATCACTATTGACTATAtctacaatgaaattatttaatattcataattatatataaaatgttaaggatatcacttagttttaattttaattatttaaatttgtaattaattttttgtattaatttttctataaaagaaaaaaggaaaaagaggaaaaaagtgCTCCTGCATCAAATAGAATGGAATGTACCGACCAAACTGATAGCTAATAGTCTAGTTCGACAAAAATGACTGACCAAAATTTTCGATCCATTACTCCTCCTGATCTGATTACACCTTAGCCCCCAATTGTTATAATCACTCTACTTTGTTAAGAGGTAGTAGAAGTGCAATGATCTAGTCTAAGAGCTCGTATAAGGTTGCGTTAGAAATactaaaaagtgtttaaatagtcttaaaattcttttaatacaaaaattaggttattttaatattacatattaaagtattttttaaccgttaaaaagtatgtttgaaaaaaatcattattttgattttttttctcaaacatgtCTTTATGGATAATGCATAATGTAGTTTCAATTTAAAAAGACTGTCAATAAGCGAAAATACTTATATaactttaagataattacaatattcaaactttcgagtatatggtcataatttttaaaaattcaaatgatCATCATtactactttaaaaaatatttttttaatttgttttcaagtaaatgtaacatgtttgaaagtacTTTAACTTTATAGTTACTAAACGTAAATAACTTTTcaatagtagaacttattacgTAAACTATAAACTATATTTTCCACCGTAATCTTAAAGATGCACTAAACCTACATAAACAACTTAAGTTTGGCTCAATCAAGtttgaaggaagaagaaagtagaCCTTGTAGAGAAGCAGATAGAATAAATAATCTATAGAGTTAGGATCCGTTTGATTCATCAACTGAGTTCAATACAGTTCATTTTTAAGCATCTTCTACCATCTAAACATAAACTTGAGCTGTATTGTAAATAAGTTTAGTGGCTCTGTACTGTACATTGATGTAACCGGTTTTGACTTGCGGCAGAGATTCTGCAGTGGCATCATAATGCCTTTAAATCGaaggttggaaaaaaaaagtcatattttGTCCATTTTGCCCTTACTTGACTTGAGGTGGATGGCTGCAAGTGCAGCTTGGAgaaatatttttgcattttataGGATTTGACGCCGATAGTTTATTTTTGATATGTCAGATGAACAGTTGAATTTAAtgatgagatttatttattttttaacttt encodes the following:
- the LOC121246414 gene encoding protein HESO1-like isoform X1 — protein: MSAYSALENVLKEILQAVKPVPEDWEKRSRVIDELRRVVESVESLRGATVEPFGSFVSNLFTRWSDLDISIDLYNGSSISSAGKKRKQNLLVDVQIALRQKGGWRRLQLIPNARVPILKFESSRQSISCDMSIDNIQGQMKSKLLFWISAVDGRFHDMVLLVKEWAKAHDINNPKVGTFNSYSLSLLVIFHFQTCVPAILPPLKDIYPGNIADGLQGERITAERHIAETCAANITRFRQDKFRPVNRSSLSELFISFLGKFSDISLKASELGICPYTGQWEHIERNMRWLPKTYAILIEDPFEQPANSARAIRMSKLTRISEAFRMTHWRLISANQNEGSLIPTLVRPEVSQCIPKAPVQNPTNSRRYQSHPPRPKVHRSKYSTSQAQHQFQNSRVESRSNNTSPQRSILQNRNQGQQIWRPKSHG
- the LOC121246414 gene encoding protein HESO1-like isoform X2, whose product is MSAYSALENVLKEILQAVKPVPEDWEKRSRVIDELRRVVESVESLRGGWRRLQLIPNARVPILKFESSRQSISCDMSIDNIQGQMKSKLLFWISAVDGRFHDMVLLVKEWAKAHDINNPKVGTFNSYSLSLLVIFHFQTCVPAILPPLKDIYPGNIADGLQGERITAERHIAETCAANITRFRQDKFRPVNRSSLSELFISFLGKFSDISLKASELGICPYTGQWEHIERNMRWLPKTYAILIEDPFEQPANSARAIRMSKLTRISEAFRMTHWRLISANQNEGSLIPTLVRPEVSQCIPKAPVQNPTNSRRYQSHPPRPKVHRSKYSTSQAQHQFQNSRVESRSNNTSPQRSILQNRNQGQQIWRPKSHG